In Candidatus Thorarchaeota archaeon, the following are encoded in one genomic region:
- the tadA gene encoding Flp pilus assembly complex ATPase component TadA — translation MSVHLVENNPPRAKRGAPGDWSLVELSSQPLNREELEEMAEAIVVAARNDRGSFVEIEEVGALVVQLRNYRIAIAQPPFADKFEISAIRPITKLSIADYALSPKLMKRLESRAEGILVSGSPGSGKSTFAAALAEFYSGRGNIVKTLEQPRDLQVTEDIVQYAPIDGSMEKAADILLLVRPDYVVYDELRKDSDFQAYADLRSAGVGMVGVVHAGSSIDALQRLIHGGRVELGQVPSTVDTVVHIEAGRVAKVVSLSLKVRLPTGMSSSQRDLARPVIEVRDFERGLLEFEMFTFGGEKVVMPVHGTDVTAAGRGGRDHEAGAAAGESVQVSVSYSSKRVTLFVGRRYARQRLDVFADDVYLLTTVVGRNGESTIRTKTRQGSALVDAMEEGAKITARVAD, via the coding sequence ATGAGTGTTCATCTGGTTGAGAACAATCCCCCCAGGGCAAAGAGGGGTGCTCCCGGCGACTGGTCACTTGTAGAACTCTCCAGTCAGCCGCTAAACCGCGAGGAACTGGAGGAAATGGCGGAAGCAATCGTTGTCGCAGCCCGCAATGACCGAGGCTCGTTTGTGGAGATTGAGGAGGTGGGTGCATTGGTGGTTCAGTTGAGGAACTACAGGATAGCAATCGCGCAACCCCCGTTTGCGGACAAGTTTGAGATTTCTGCAATTCGTCCGATTACCAAGCTCTCCATAGCCGATTATGCCCTGAGTCCGAAGTTGATGAAACGCCTTGAGAGCAGAGCAGAAGGAATACTAGTATCAGGTTCACCGGGCTCAGGCAAGAGCACTTTTGCGGCCGCTCTTGCAGAGTTCTATAGTGGACGCGGTAATATTGTAAAGACACTGGAACAACCTCGGGACCTTCAGGTGACAGAGGACATTGTCCAGTACGCACCCATTGATGGCAGCATGGAGAAGGCGGCAGACATACTTCTGCTTGTGCGTCCGGATTATGTGGTCTATGATGAGCTCAGGAAGGACTCGGACTTTCAAGCATATGCAGACCTGCGTTCTGCAGGAGTGGGTATGGTGGGCGTTGTTCATGCGGGGTCCTCGATTGATGCGCTCCAAAGGCTCATTCATGGGGGAAGAGTGGAACTGGGTCAGGTGCCTAGCACAGTCGACACGGTGGTTCATATCGAGGCAGGTAGAGTTGCCAAGGTGGTATCATTGTCGCTCAAAGTGAGGCTACCCACTGGGATGAGTAGTTCACAGAGAGACTTGGCCAGACCTGTCATTGAGGTGAGAGACTTCGAGCGCGGATTACTGGAATTTGAGATGTTCACGTTTGGCGGCGAGAAAGTGGTGATGCCTGTACACGGGACCGATGTGACAGCAGCAGGAAGAGGCGGGAGGGACCATGAGGCGGGAGCAGCTGCGGGTGAGAGTGTTCAGGTGTCAGTAAGCTACTCGTCCAAGAGAGTGACACTGTTCGTGGGCAGGAGGTATGCAAGACAACGACTGGATGTCTTCGCAGACGACGTCTATTTGCTTACCACTGTTGTGGGCCGCAATGGGGAGTCCACGATTCGAACAAAGACCCGTCAAGGCAGCGCTCTGGTTGATGCAATGGAAGAAGGTGCAAAGATTACCGCTCGTGTGGCGGACTGA